CGCGCTTGATCTCGGCCGCGAGCTGGGCCACGGCGCGCGCGTCTCCACCACCCGGCACGGTGCGGATCACCCGCCGCGTCACCATCACGATCAGCACCAGGACCACTGCCAGTGCCGCCGTGGTGACGTAGATGGCCGCGGTCAGCGACATCGCCTCACTCTTCCGGCGCTTCGACGATGGGATCGTAGCGCGACACGTCCCAGCCGAGGAGATTGAAGGTCTGTTCCATATGCGGCGGCAGCGGCGCCGACACGTCGATCGTGCCCTTGCCGCGCGGATGCGGCACCACCAGGCGCCGGGCATGCAGGTGCAGCTTGTTCTGCACGCCGCCCGGGATCTCCCAGTTCTGCACGTCGAAATATTTGGGATCGCCAATGATCGGATGGCCGATTTCGGCCGCATGGACGCGCAGCTGATGGGTGCGGCCGGTGACCGGCTTCATCGACAGCCAGGAGAGCTTCTGCGCCATGGTGTCGATCGCCGCGTAGTAGCTCACGGCGTGGCTGGCGCCCTTTTCGCCATGCTTTGCGAGCCGCATGCGGCTTTCGTCCTCACGCTCCTCCTTGGCGAGATAGGTCGAGATGCGCCCCTGGCGCGGTTTCGGCACGCCGGCCACCACCGCCCAATAGATCTTGCGCGCGGCACGCGTGCGGAACGTCTTGGCGAGCGCCGCGGCGGCGAAGCGGCTCTTCGCCACCAGGATGCAGCCGGACGTGTCCTTGTCCAGGCGATGGACGAGCCGCGGACGCTGGCCTTCGGCGTCGGTGAGCACCGCCAGCATGCCGTCGAGATGCTTTTTCGTGCCCGAGCCGCCCTGCACAGCGAGCCCCGCCGGCTTGGCGAAAACCACGACGTCGCTGTCCTCGTAGAGCGTGATGCTGGCGAGAAAGCTCTTCGTATCCTCGCCGGCCTTGGCACTCACCGGCCTCGGCTGGTCGAGCTTCAGGGGCGGCACCCGCACGGCCTGGCCCTGTTCCAGCCGGTCCTTGGTCTCGACCCGCTTGCCATTGACCCGCAGTTCGCCCTTGCGGACGATGCGCTGGATATAACTGAACGACAGCTGCGGAAAGCGCGCGGCGAGGAACCGGTCGACGCGCATGTCGTCTTCGTCGCCGGTCACGGTCAGCGTCTGCACGCCGGTCTGCAAGGTCTCGGTCGCCGCGGCCTTCAGCTCCCGACGGGTCGGCGCCGCCGGCTGGACCTGCGGCTTTTCGCTCCGGCGCGGGCCGCTGGCCATGCCATCCCGGTCCCTCGGCGGCCGCTCGGCCCGGTCGTCCCGGCGCACGCCTTCGCCGGCGCGCCGGCGTGGCGCGTCGCGCGGCTCGGTGACGTCGGCCAGATCGAGATCGGCTTCCGGCGCCCAGCCGCCGTCGTCGCCGATATCCCAGTCGCGGTCGCGGCGTCGGCGCGGCGAGCCGTCGAACGAGCGCGTCTCGCTCTGCTCCTCGTCGAAACGGGCGGGGCGGCCAGCGCGGCGCTCGTCGCCGTCGCGGCGGCCGAAACCGCCGCTGCGACCGGCCGGCGCGGACCGGCGCGGCTCGGACCGCGGGCCTCGCGGTGCGTCCTGGCGCGCGGCATCCTCGCGTTCGAAATCCCGCCGCTCGACATCCCGGCGCGGCGCGCCGGAACGCTGCGAGCCCGGGCGCGACGCACCCGGACGCTGCAGACCCTGCCGGTGCGGTCCCTTGTGCGAGGCGCCGCCACGCGACGACCCGTCCCTGGGCGGCCTGCCGCCGGGACCGGAGGAGCGCCCTCCTCTGCCCTTCATACCGAACTCCTCACCGCGATGGTCGTGAACGCGCCAGCCGCGAACGACGCTATCGCCTGATGCAATCCCATAGAGCCGCAAGGCGCGATAGTCACGCGCCGCGGCCCGCGCGCCGTCAGCCGGGCTCGCCGCGCTCGCGCCTGAGCTTGTCCCACCAGTCCATGCGCTTGCGGATCTCCCGCTCGAAACCGCGCTCGACCGGCTGGTAGAGCGACTGGCGGCCGATCGCCTCGGGCCAGTAGTTCTGGCCCGAGAAGGCGTCGGGCTCGTCATGGTCGTAGCGATAGCCCTCGCCATAGCCCTCGGTCTTCATCAGCTTGGTCGGGGCGTTGAGAATGGTTTTGGGCGGCATCACGCTGCCACGCTCCTTGGCCAGGGCCGAAGCAGCCTTCCAGGCGGTATAGGCGGCGTTCGATTTCGGCGCGGTGGCGACGTAAAGCACGGCATTCGCCAGCGCCAGCTCGCCTTCCGGGCTGCCGAGGAAGTCATAGGCATCCTTGGCGGCATTGGCGACGACCAGCGCCTGCGGGTCGGCGAGGCCGATATCCTCCACCGCCATGCGCACCACGCGGCGGGCGATGAACAGCGGGTTCTCGCCGGCATCCAGCATGCGGGCGAGATAATAGAGCGCGGCATCCGGATCGGAGCCGCGCACCGTCTTGTGCAGGGCGGAAATGAGGTTGTAGTGGCCCTCCTGCGCCTTGTCGTAGATCGGCGCCCGCCGCTGTACGATCTCGACGAGCCCGGCCGTATCGAAAACCTCGTCCGGCGCCGCCGCGCGCCAGACTTCCTCGGCGAGCGTCAGCACGGCCCGGCCGTCGCCGTCGGCCATGCGCACCAGCGCCTCGCGGGCATCGGGGTCGAGCGGCAGCGCCCGCCCTTCCTCGGCTTCGGCCCGGTCGAGCAGCTTGCCGAGGGCGGGCTCGTCCAGCGCCTTGAAGGTCAGGACCCGCGCCCGCGAGAGAAGCGCGGCATTGAGCTCGAAGGACGGGTTCTCCGTGGTCGCTCCGACCAGTGTCACCGTGCCGTCCTCGACCACCGGCAGGAAGGCGTCCTGCTGCGAGCGGTTGAAGCGGTGGATCTCGTCGACGAACAGCAGCGTGCCGCGCCCCTGGATGCGCCGCGACCGCGCCTGCTCGAACACTTTCTTGAGATCCGCGACGCCGGTGAAGATCGCCGAGATCTGCTCGAAGGCCAGATCCGTCTCGCCGGCGAGCAGGCGCGCCACCGTCGTCTTGCCGGTGCCGGGCGGGCCCCAGAAGATCAGCGAGCCGAGCGAGCGCGTGCGCAGCAGCCGGGTCAGCGCGCCGTCGGGGCCGGTCAGATGATCCTGGCCGGCCACTTCGGCGAGCGTGCGGGGCCGCAGGCGGTCGGCGAGCGGGCGCGGCGTCTTGGGATCCGGGCCGGCCGCCTCGAAAAGATCCACCTCAGCCGCCCGTCATCGAATTGATGACCTGGCCCTGCCGGTCGATCTGGAAGCGCCAGAGCCGCGAACGCTGGGCGGTCGCCCGCTGCAGCTCGCCGGGCGACTTGATCTCGGCGCCGTTGACGCCCAGCACCACGTCGCCGGGCTGCAGGCCGATCTGCTGGGCCGGCGACCCGGGTTCGACCTTGGTCACCACCACGCCTTCATTGCGATGCGAGACGCGCACCTCTTCGGCGATGGCCGGCGACAGCGTCGAGACGGTCGCTCCCTGGAATGGCGAAGGGCCGGTCATCACCTCGGCGTCGCGCGGGCCTTCCGGCGCGCGCTCGAGCGCCACCGTGACGGTCATCGGCCGCCGCTCGCGCGTGACCTGCAATGTGGTCGAGCCGCCGACCGGGCGGATGCCGAACCGGTAGCCGAAACCGTCGGGATCGTTGACCGCGTGGCCGTCCACCCCGGTGATCAGGTCGCCCGGCTTCAGCCCGGCGCGGGCCGCGGGGGAATTGACCACCGTATTGACCACCAGCGCGCCGGCCGGGCGCGTCAGGCCGAGGCTTTCCATGAGCTCGGCGGTGACCGGCTGCAAGGTCGCGCCGAACCAGGGCCGGCGCACCACCTGGCTGCCGCTGCGCGCCGATTCCAGCACCAGCCGCACCATGGCGGTGGGAATGGCGAAGCCGATGCCGTGGCTGCCGCCCGAGCGCGAGAAGATCGCCGTGTTGATGCCGACGAGGCGGCCGTTCATGTCGACCAGCGCACCGCCGGAATTGCCGGGATTGATGGCCGCGTCGGTCTGCACGAAGGACTGATAGTCCGACACGCCGACCTGCGTGCGCGCGAGCGCCGAGACGATGCCCTGGGTGACCGTCTGGCCGACGCCGAAGGGATTGCCGATGGCGAGAACCAGGTCGCCGACCTCCAGCGCTTCCGAATCGCCGATATCGAGCACGGCGAGATCCGGCGGTGCTCCCTTGATCTTCAGCACGGCGAGATCGGTGCGCGGATCGCGCAGGATGATGTCGACCTCGAATTCGCGCCGGTCGGCCAGCGCGATCTTCACCTCGGTCATGCCGTCGACGACGTGGTTGTTGGTGATGACGAGGCCCGACCGGTCGGCGACGACGCCGGAACCGAGCGAACGGGCGACCTCCTCGCGCCGCGGCCCGGATCCGCCGCCGCGGTCGCCGAAGAAGCGGCGGAAGATCGGGTCCTCGAAGAACGGATTGCGCACCTGCTCGACGCGCGCGCCGTAGACGTTGACGACCGCCGGGGCCGCCTTGCGGACCACCGGGCTGAAGGAGAGCTGGATTTCGGCGCGGCTATCCGGCGCCTGGCGGGGGGCGGCCTGGCCGAAGGCGGGGGCCGCCAGTCCGAGTGCGGAAACGAGAATGGAAACGGCAGCGATGGGGGCAAATCGTGTCATGGTCATATCATAGCCTCCGTGCTGGCCGCCCGGAAGAGAAACGCTAGGTCAGAGCACGGTATAACCGCGCCCGGAGCAGTGGTCGAATGCGCTGCCATGAGTTGACCGCTCCGGATCGAGCCGCGAGGCTCGGCCCTTGAGGAAACGCGTGGAAACAAGGGTCAGCGCCATGACGACGAGCGCATTCGCAGCCGGCAATTACCGTTTCATCCCAAGCGTCTTCCAATATTCGTCCGGCATTGCGGCGGATCCGGGTCATCACGTCGAGCGTGTCACCTTTCGCAGGCCGCTACCGCTCAGGGAGGGGTTCGAGGCCATCGCCGCGCTGATCCGGGCAAGCGGCCGGCCGCTGACCGCCTTTTGCGCCTGCGAGCTGCGCTCGCCCGCGCCGTTCTCCGACAGCGGCTTCCGCTTCTTCAACGAGGCCTATGTCGAGACGCTGCGCGCCTGGGGCCTGTTCGACGGCACCACCAACCCGGTGGCCCGTTCCAATGTCTGCCCGGAGATCGCGCCGCCGGCCGAGCCGTCCTTCCACGCCTTCTCCTTCATCGCGGCCGGGGATGCCGGCGCGCCGTCCTTCGTCATATCGGGCGGTGCCGAGGCGCGCAGCGGCAACGCTCCCTACGCCGAACGAATCGTGCGCTACCAGGACAGTTCCGCCGAAGCGCTGCGCGACAAGGCGGCGTTCGTGCTCGACGCCATGGAGGAGCGGATGGCCGCCTTCGGCCATGGCTGGGCCGACACGACGGCGACCCAGCTCTACTGCGTGCACGACATCCACCCCTTCCTCGCCGACGAGATCGTCCGGCGCGGCGCCGCGCGCGCCGGACTGACCTGGCACTACAACCGCCCGCCGGTGATCGGGCTCGACTATGAGATGGATTGCCGCAGCGTCACCGTCGAGCGCACCGCGTGACCGCGGCCGGACCGTCCGGCATCGCCGCACCGGCGGCGGCCGCCGCCCCCATCCACTTTCTCGGCCCCGCCCTCGCCGGCTTCTGCGGCATGCTGATCGGCATCGGCCTCGGCCGCTTCGGCTATCCGCCGCTGATCCCGATCATGGTCGAGGCCGGCTGGACCAGCCCGACCATCCTGCACCTGGCCGGCGCCTTCAATCTCGCCGGCTACATCCTGGGCGCGGTCACCGCCATCGGCGTCGCGGCCTGGCTCGGCCTCAGGCGCGCCGCCTTCGCCGCCGCGCTGCTCGCCGTGCTCGCCTTCGGCCTCTCGGCCATGCCCCTGCCAGACTGGGCCTTCATCACGCTGAGGGCGGTGTCCGGCCTCACCGGCGGCATCTTCATGATCGTCGTGCCGCCGGTCATTGCCGGCGTGGTGGCGCCGAGCCACCGTGGCCGGGCGGGCGGCATCACCTTTGCCGGCGTCGGCATCGGCTTCGCCCTGTCGGGCGTCGCCGTGCCGCTGCTCGCCGGCGCCGGGCCGGCCGGCGCCTGGCTGGGGCTGACCGCCGTCCTGGTCGTCGCCAGCCTCGTCATGATGGCGCTGCTGCCGGCGGCGCCCGCCCCGGGCCCCGCAGCCGACGCAGC
This portion of the bacterium YEK0313 genome encodes:
- the rluC_2 gene encoding Ribosomal large subunit pseudouridine synthase C, which produces MKGRGGRSSGPGGRPPRDGSSRGGASHKGPHRQGLQRPGASRPGSQRSGAPRRDVERRDFEREDAARQDAPRGPRSEPRRSAPAGRSGGFGRRDGDERRAGRPARFDEEQSETRSFDGSPRRRRDRDWDIGDDGGWAPEADLDLADVTEPRDAPRRRAGEGVRRDDRAERPPRDRDGMASGPRRSEKPQVQPAAPTRRELKAAATETLQTGVQTLTVTGDEDDMRVDRFLAARFPQLSFSYIQRIVRKGELRVNGKRVETKDRLEQGQAVRVPPLKLDQPRPVSAKAGEDTKSFLASITLYEDSDVVVFAKPAGLAVQGGSGTKKHLDGMLAVLTDAEGQRPRLVHRLDKDTSGCILVAKSRFAAAALAKTFRTRAARKIYWAVVAGVPKPRQGRISTYLAKEEREDESRMRLAKHGEKGASHAVSYYAAIDTMAQKLSWLSMKPVTGRTHQLRVHAAEIGHPIIGDPKYFDVQNWEIPGGVQNKLHLHARRLVVPHPRGKGTIDVSAPLPPHMEQTFNLLGWDVSRYDPIVEAPEE
- the rarA gene encoding Replication-associated recombination protein A, with the protein product MDLFEAAGPDPKTPRPLADRLRPRTLAEVAGQDHLTGPDGALTRLLRTRSLGSLIFWGPPGTGKTTVARLLAGETDLAFEQISAIFTGVADLKKVFEQARSRRIQGRGTLLFVDEIHRFNRSQQDAFLPVVEDGTVTLVGATTENPSFELNAALLSRARVLTFKALDEPALGKLLDRAEAEEGRALPLDPDAREALVRMADGDGRAVLTLAEEVWRAAAPDEVFDTAGLVEIVQRRAPIYDKAQEGHYNLISALHKTVRGSDPDAALYYLARMLDAGENPLFIARRVVRMAVEDIGLADPQALVVANAAKDAYDFLGSPEGELALANAVLYVATAPKSNAAYTAWKAASALAKERGSVMPPKTILNAPTKLMKTEGYGEGYRYDHDEPDAFSGQNYWPEAIGRQSLYQPVERGFEREIRKRMDWWDKLRRERGEPG
- a CDS encoding Major Facilitator Superfamily protein — translated: MTAAGPSGIAAPAAAAAPIHFLGPALAGFCGMLIGIGLGRFGYPPLIPIMVEAGWTSPTILHLAGAFNLAGYILGAVTAIGVAAWLGLRRAAFAAALLAVLAFGLSAMPLPDWAFITLRAVSGLTGGIFMIVVPPVIAGVVAPSHRGRAGGITFAGVGIGFALSGVAVPLLAGAGPAGAWLGLTAVLVVASLVMMALLPAAPAPGPAADAAPDAAAASWRRSAPFLGLAAAYAGASIGYVPHTLFFVDHVARDLGYGLAAGGWIWIASGATAVAAPLIAGMAADRFGYAAALRIVVALMALGALLPALTASLPLLILSGMLCGGLMIGLGSLASGRTREIVGPLAHTRAWALQTILFAVFQAAGAYGFTALLAATGSHGLVFVSAAFILAAGLAVELAASRGR
- the degP gene encoding Periplasmic serine endoprotease DegP precursor, whose translation is MTMTRFAPIAAVSILVSALGLAAPAFGQAAPRQAPDSRAEIQLSFSPVVRKAAPAVVNVYGARVEQVRNPFFEDPIFRRFFGDRGGGSGPRREEVARSLGSGVVADRSGLVITNNHVVDGMTEVKIALADRREFEVDIILRDPRTDLAVLKIKGAPPDLAVLDIGDSEALEVGDLVLAIGNPFGVGQTVTQGIVSALARTQVGVSDYQSFVQTDAAINPGNSGGALVDMNGRLVGINTAIFSRSGGSHGIGFAIPTAMVRLVLESARSGSQVVRRPWFGATLQPVTAELMESLGLTRPAGALVVNTVVNSPAARAGLKPGDLITGVDGHAVNDPDGFGYRFGIRPVGGSTTLQVTRERRPMTVTVALERAPEGPRDAEVMTGPSPFQGATVSTLSPAIAEEVRVSHRNEGVVVTKVEPGSPAQQIGLQPGDVVLGVNGAEIKSPGELQRATAQRSRLWRFQIDRQGQVINSMTGG